The Cannabis sativa cultivar Pink pepper isolate KNU-18-1 chromosome 8, ASM2916894v1, whole genome shotgun sequence genomic interval CATCATACATAAACATTCTCTCTAAATATTTCTACACTTTCacatctctctttttcttttttcttttttatacttccaaacaattaattatttattttactaattaatcccatattatatataataaacattcTCAACAAGAATTTTGAGTCTTTGATCACCACTCAAATTCTTTGCATCTCATTTACCAACTTTCTCTCTTAATcttcggaggtggtggtggtggtgggcaCCTGTGAAAATACTCTACACACGCAGCCATCGTTATTtgacttctttttctttctcttaccTTTTtcaatcttcaatatcatcgtCCTTGTCGTTTTCTTGCTTCCTAACgattacatatataatttattaaacccAAATCCGGAACTGGGTTTCGATAATTTCGAGTTCTTCTTTGTTTATTGTGTGCCAAATTAATGAAAGTATTCACCTTTAGATCAATCTCTGGTTCtgtttctttctctctcattGGATTAGGGAATGAACAAGAAGGATTTCAAGATTGAGTTTTTAGGTACCGAAACACGTTCTGGGCCACCTGGAAAGGAAGCTTCGCAGTTGTATCATCTCTTTTTccacatttttttcttctttattttatttctcaATTTTCATGGAAGTTGCGCCAAAAGTTTCTTTATCCAGCTCATCTAATCGAGGAATGTTCTACTGTTAAATCAggtttttgaataatttaatcACAGCTTTCCAAAACCcaaatctttattatttttcttggtTTTGTTGGTGTATTCATTTTGGGGGGGGTTAATGGGTTGTGCAAGCTCTAAGCAAAAGCGATGCCGGAACTGTCAAGGGCCATATTCGCCGGTGCCGAGAAGTTACTCAATGCACGTCCACCACCCACCGGAGAAGAACGGCGACAGTTACCATTTGGTTGCTCTTACTTCCTCAACCTTGGGCTCGATCAAACTCGAAACCCCATTTCAAAACGACACCGTTCACAaccatgatgatgatgaaactGATTATCTAAAAAGCAAAGATTTTTCAGTTGGACTTGTTGAGGCAAAGACTTGGTCTAATATGATCAATGAAAAAATCCCAAAAGTTTTGCCCAAGACCCCAATCAGAACACCTCCCGGTGAGCCTGAAACGATTAATGCTTGGGAATTAATGGAAGGTCTTGAAGATATTAGTCCTTTCAGATCACCCATTCATGTTAGAAGCTTCTCCTTTGATATTGTTAGAGATCCAATTCCAATTCCCACTTCTCCTTTTGATCGTCCCAAATCAAGATTTCAAGAGAATAATAACGATTCTTCTTCCCCTAAGCCCATGTGGCTTCATTTATCAGACAAAGAAGACTTGAATTCAGATTCCGGGGTTACTGAATTCGACCCGGAAATCATCTCAAGTTTCAGAAAATCACTCGAGGACAAACCCAAAGAGAAGCTAATTCTATACTTCACTAGTCTCCGAGGAGTTAGGAAAACGTACGAGGATTGCTGCAATGTGAGGGTGATCTTAAAGAGCCTGTGTGTAAAAGTAGACGAGCGCGATGTTTCGATGCATTCGGGGTTCAAAGACGAGCTTAAAGAGCTATTAAAAGATGGCTTTCATGGTGGTGGTTTGCCAAGAGTGTTTATGGGGAACAAATACATTGGTGGAGCTGATGAAATCAGAAGATTAAATGAAGATGGTCAGCTTGAGAAGTTACTCGAATGTTGCGAAAAGGTTGATGATGATTGTGGAGATGGTGGTGGAGCTTGTGAGGCTTGTGGGGATGTAAGATTTGTGCCATGTGAGACATGTTCAGGGAGttgtaaaatatattatgaagcagagaaagaagaagaagaaacagaggaaggagaagaagaacatgaacatgaagaagaagaagattatgGTTTCCAACGTTGTCCTGATTGTAATGAAAATGGCCTAATACGTTGTCCCATTTGTTGCAATTAAATCAATGAATTGTGACATTATAATATTAACAAGGTAACCTTCTTCCATTTTTGTTAAAGTtggtctgtttttttttttctttctttttttgggCTTGGTGAGTTGTTTTGTTGTACAGTCATTTTGGTTTTGTTTGAGAGAAGAGATCAACAAGGATAATTTCAATTCAGGTTTCGTAAACCTTGTAATGTGTCATTACAACACTTGTATAATTTCATTTCCAGAAATACAGAAAAGAAAAAGGCTTTGTATACTTTAATCTTTTTTGTACACTTGAGAAGATATATGAAATGTGCATGAACAGTTTCTGCTTCATTTTATTGTGAATTAAGTTTTACTATTTAAGAGAGGTTTTAAAACCAACGAAACATTACTTAAAATCAATTAGTTAAAactggtaaaataaattagtGCTACCGTAACCCTTCTATTATAAAGTCTTTGTCATACTTATAATATCATCTTTGTAGCAAGGTTGTAATTAGAAATAATCTTTTTATAAAAGCACTACATATTATAATTGGGGCTTTGAGTTTCACATGaatattaaaaaggaaaaaagaaaatgtgagttaaaaaaacaaaagggTCAGCTCAGCCGTATATATGATTAACTTGTTTCTTAGGATCTATAAGATTTGTCGGTCTATGATACTATACCATGTTAGCCTATAATACTAGCACTAGAGCTCTTTTAGCTCCATATTAACAATCCCTGttctaatttaaaattcaaTTGTAAATTATAGATATGAATACATGCACCCTATAATTCCATTAGTGAAATCTTTGACTCATTCTTAGTCCTTGCCATGATGTAATTCCATGGAAGTAATCttagtttgatttttttattatgttcacatatcactacttttttttttcttattattttaatatctcTAGAAACTAGGCTAAAAGTTTCAAACATATATTTAATACAAGAAGAAAATCACATTAGGTGAAGAACTTTTGAAACGGCGTTGGCAAGTGACTATAAAGAAGTTGAAATAGTCAATCTAGTATTTTTGAAATCTAACAAGTTAAgtaaatatattt includes:
- the LOC115701182 gene encoding uncharacterized protein At5g39865, which encodes MGCASSKQKRCRNCQGPYSPVPRSYSMHVHHPPEKNGDSYHLVALTSSTLGSIKLETPFQNDTVHNHDDDETDYLKSKDFSVGLVEAKTWSNMINEKIPKVLPKTPIRTPPGEPETINAWELMEGLEDISPFRSPIHVRSFSFDIVRDPIPIPTSPFDRPKSRFQENNNDSSSPKPMWLHLSDKEDLNSDSGVTEFDPEIISSFRKSLEDKPKEKLILYFTSLRGVRKTYEDCCNVRVILKSLCVKVDERDVSMHSGFKDELKELLKDGFHGGGLPRVFMGNKYIGGADEIRRLNEDGQLEKLLECCEKVDDDCGDGGGACEACGDVRFVPCETCSGSCKIYYEAEKEEEETEEGEEEHEHEEEEDYGFQRCPDCNENGLIRCPICCN